One region of Glycine max cultivar Williams 82 chromosome 9, Glycine_max_v4.0, whole genome shotgun sequence genomic DNA includes:
- the LOC100305704 gene encoding acyl carrier protein 3, mitochondrial-like isoform X2: MVPGSFADLNMQSIRKSILTRVNLRRSTERWFLAGDEGAHKQLRCWCSSTAVSSDQILDRVIALAKKYDKIDGSKVTETADFQKDLNLDSLDRVELIMALEEEFSIEIPDEKADKLACCADIAKYIAEVDQKNLEKP, translated from the exons ATGG TGCCTGGATCATTTGCTGACTTGAATATGCAAAGCATAAGGAAATCTATCTTGACTCGTGTGAATTTGAGGAGATCAACCGAAAGATGGTTTTTGGCTGGGGATGAGGGTGCTCATAAGCAATTGAGATGTTGGTGCTCTTCAACAGCTGTCAGCTCTGATCAAATACTGGACCGAGTGATTGCACTGGCCaagaaatatgataaaattgatgGCTCAAAG GTCACTGAAACAGCTGATTTTCAAAAAGACTTGAACCTGGACAGTTTGGACCGAGTGGAACTCATTATGGCCCTTGAAGAAGAATTTTCTATTGAAATCCCTGATGAGAAGGCTGATAAGCTTGCTTGCTGTGCTGATATTGCAAAATACATAGCAGAGGTTGATCAGAAAAACCTGGAAAAGCCCTGA
- the LOC100305704 gene encoding acyl carrier protein 3, mitochondrial-like isoform X1: MVVPGSFADLNMQSIRKSILTRVNLRRSTERWFLAGDEGAHKQLRCWCSSTAVSSDQILDRVIALAKKYDKIDGSKVTETADFQKDLNLDSLDRVELIMALEEEFSIEIPDEKADKLACCADIAKYIAEVDQKNLEKP, translated from the exons ATGG TAGTGCCTGGATCATTTGCTGACTTGAATATGCAAAGCATAAGGAAATCTATCTTGACTCGTGTGAATTTGAGGAGATCAACCGAAAGATGGTTTTTGGCTGGGGATGAGGGTGCTCATAAGCAATTGAGATGTTGGTGCTCTTCAACAGCTGTCAGCTCTGATCAAATACTGGACCGAGTGATTGCACTGGCCaagaaatatgataaaattgatgGCTCAAAG GTCACTGAAACAGCTGATTTTCAAAAAGACTTGAACCTGGACAGTTTGGACCGAGTGGAACTCATTATGGCCCTTGAAGAAGAATTTTCTATTGAAATCCCTGATGAGAAGGCTGATAAGCTTGCTTGCTGTGCTGATATTGCAAAATACATAGCAGAGGTTGATCAGAAAAACCTGGAAAAGCCCTGA
- the LOC100305704 gene encoding Acyl carrier protein 3, mitochondrial-like (The RefSeq protein has 1 substitution compared to this genomic sequence) produces the protein MTPLLCSETNTLDNFEVVPGSFADLNMQSIRKSILTRVNLRRSTERWFLAGDEGAHKQLRCWCSSTAVSSDQILDRVIALAKKYDKIDGSKVTETADFQKDLSLDSLDRVELIMALEEEFSIEIPDEKADKLACCADIAKYIAEVDQKNLEKP, from the exons ATGACACCTCTTCTATGTTCTGAAACTAACACCTTGGATAACTTTGAAGTAGTGCCTGGATCATTTGCTGACTTGAATATGCAAAGCATAAGGAAATCTATCTTGACTCGTGTGAATTTGAGGAGATCAACCGAAAGATGGTTTTTGGCTGGGGATGAGGGTGCTCATAAGCAATTGAGATGTTGGTGCTCTTCAACAGCTGTCAGCTCTGATCAAATACTGGACCGAGTGATTGCACTGGCCaagaaatatgataaaattgatgGCTCAAAG GTCACTGAAACAGCTGATTTTCAAAAAGACTTGAACCTGGACAGTTTGGACCGAGTGGAACTCATTATGGCCCTTGAAGAAGAATTTTCTATTGAAATCCCTGATGAGAAGGCTGATAAGCTTGCTTGCTGTGCTGATATTGCAAAATACATAGCAGAGGTTGATCAGAAAAACCTGGAAAAGCCCTGA
- the LOC100305704 gene encoding acyl carrier protein 3, mitochondrial-like isoform X3, with product MQSIRKSILTRVNLRRSTERWFLAGDEGAHKQLRCWCSSTAVSSDQILDRVIALAKKYDKIDGSKVTETADFQKDLNLDSLDRVELIMALEEEFSIEIPDEKADKLACCADIAKYIAEVDQKNLEKP from the exons ATGCAAAGCATAAGGAAATCTATCTTGACTCGTGTGAATTTGAGGAGATCAACCGAAAGATGGTTTTTGGCTGGGGATGAGGGTGCTCATAAGCAATTGAGATGTTGGTGCTCTTCAACAGCTGTCAGCTCTGATCAAATACTGGACCGAGTGATTGCACTGGCCaagaaatatgataaaattgatgGCTCAAAG GTCACTGAAACAGCTGATTTTCAAAAAGACTTGAACCTGGACAGTTTGGACCGAGTGGAACTCATTATGGCCCTTGAAGAAGAATTTTCTATTGAAATCCCTGATGAGAAGGCTGATAAGCTTGCTTGCTGTGCTGATATTGCAAAATACATAGCAGAGGTTGATCAGAAAAACCTGGAAAAGCCCTGA